A genomic segment from Oncorhynchus keta strain PuntledgeMale-10-30-2019 chromosome 7, Oket_V2, whole genome shotgun sequence encodes:
- the LOC127931116 gene encoding uncharacterized protein LOC127931116 isoform X49 — translation MLVLYQIGWYWVCIVLVLYQIGWYWVCIMLVLYQIGWYWVCIVLVLYQIGWYWVCIVLVLYQVGWYWVCIVLVLYQIGWYWVCIVLVLYQVGWYWVCIVLVLYQVGWYWVCIVLVLYQVGWYWVCIVLVLYQIGWYWVCIVLVLYQIGWYWVCIVLVLYQVGWYWVCIVLVLYQIGWYWVCIVLILYQVGWYWVCIVLVLYQVGWYWVCIVLVLYQIGWYWVCIVLILYQVGWYWVCIVLVLYQVGWYWVCIVLVLYQIGWYWVCIVLVLYQVGWYWVCIVLILYQVGWYWVCIVLVLYQIGWYWVCIVLVLYQVGWYWVCIVLILYQVGWYWVCIVLVLYQVGWYWVCIVLILYQVGWYWVCIVLILYQIGWYWVCIVLVLYQVGWYWVCIVLILYQVGWYWVCIVLILYQAGWYWVCIVLVLYQVGWYWVCIVLILYQIGWYWVCIVLALYQIGWYWVCIVWALCVLTVFA, via the exons ATGTTAGTATTGTATCAAATAGGTTGGTATTGGGTGTGTATTGTGTTAGTATTGTATCAAATAGGTTGGTATTGGGTGTGTATTATGTTAGTATTGTATCAAATAGGTTGGTATTGGGTGTGTATTGTGTTAGTATTGTATCAAATAGGTTGGTATTGGGTGTGTATTGTGTTAGTATTGTATCAAGTAGGTTGGTATTGGGTGTGTATTGTGTTAGTATTGTATCAAATAGGTTGGTATTGGGTGTGTATTGTGTTAGTATTGTATCAAGTAGGTTGGTATTGGGTGTGTATTGTGTTAGTATTGTATCAAGTAGGTTGGTATTGGGTGTGTATTGTGTTAGTATTGTATCAAGTAGGTTGGTATTGGGTGTGTATTGTGTTAGTATTGTATCAAATAGGTTGGTATTGGGTGTGTATTGTGTTAGTATTGTATCAAATAG GTTGGTATTGGGTGTGTATTGTGTTAGTATTGTATCAAGTAGGTTGGTATTGGGTGTGTATTGTGTTAGTATTGTATCAAATAGGTTGGTATTGGGTGTGTATTGTGTTAATATTGTATCAAGTAGGTTGGTATTGGGTGTGTATTGTGTTAGTATTGTATCAAGTAGGTTGGTATTGGGTGTGTATTGTGTTAGTATTGTATCAAATAGGTTGGTATTGGGTGTGTATTGTGTTAATATTGTATCAAGTAG GTTGGTATTGGGTGTGCATTGTGTTAGTATTGTATCAAGTAGGTTGGTATTGGGTGTGTATTGTGTTAGTATTGTATCAAATAGGTTGGTATTGGGTGTGTATTGTGTTAGTATTGTATCAAGTAGGTTGGTATTGGGTGTGTATTGTGTTAATATTGTATCAAGTAG GTTGGTATTGGGTGTGTATTGTGTTAGTATTGTATCAAATAGGTTGGTATTGGGTGTGTATTGTGTTAGTATTGTATCAAGTAGGTTGGTATTGGGTGTGTATTGTGTTAATATTGTATCAAGTAG GTTGGTATTGGGTGTGTATTGTGTTAGTATTGTATCAAGTAG GTTGGTATTGGGTGTGTATTGTGTTAATATTGTATCAAGTAGGTTGGTATTGGGTGTGTATTGTGTTAATATTGTATCAAATAG GTTGGTATTGGGTGTGTATTGTGTTAGTATTGTATCAAGTAG GTTGGTATTGGGTGTGTATTGTGTTAATATTGTATCAAGTAGGTTGGTATTGGGTGTGTATTGTGTTAATATTGTATCAAGCAGGTTGGTATTGGGTGTGTATTGTGTTAGTATTGTATCAAGTAGGTTGGTATTGGGTGTGTATTGTGTTAATATTGTATCAAATAGGTTGGTATTGGGTGTGTATTGTGCTAGCATTGTATCAAATAGGTTGGTATTGGGTGTGTATTGTGTGGGCTCtatgtgtgttaactgtgttcgcATGA
- the LOC127931116 gene encoding uncharacterized protein LOC127931116 isoform X30, whose protein sequence is MLVLYQIGWYWVCIVLVLYQIGWYWVCIMLVLYQIGWYWVCIVLVLYQIGWYWVCIVLVLYQVGWYWVCIVLVLYQIGWYWVCIVLVLYQVGWYWVCIVLVLYQVGWYWVCIVLVLYQVGWYWVCIVLVLYQIGWYWVCIVLVLYQIGWYWVCIVLVLYQVGWYWVCIVLVLYQIGWYWVCIVLILYQVGWYWVCIVLVLYQVGWYWVCIVLVLYQIGWYWVCIVLILYQVGWYWVCIVLVLYQVGWYWVCIVLVLYQIGWYWVCIVLVLYQVGWYWVCIVLILYQVGWYWVCIVLVLYQIGWYWVCIVLVLYQVGWYWVCIVLVLYQVGWYWVCIVLVLYQIGWYWVCIVLVLYQVGWYWVCIVLVLYQVGWYWVCIVLVLYQIGWYWVCIVLGWYWVCIVLVLYQIGWYWVCIVLVLYQIGWYWVCIVLVLYQIGWYWVCIVLILYQVGWYWVCIVLILYQVGWYWVCIVLVLYQVGWYWVCIVLVLYQIGWYWVCIVLVLYQIGWYWVCIVLILYQVGWYWVCIVLVLYQIGWYWVCIVLVLYQIGWYWVCIVLVLYQIGWYWVCIVLVLYQVGWYWVCIVLILYQVGWYWVCIVLILYQAGWYWVCIVLVLYQVGWYWVCIVLILYQIGWYWVCIVLALYQIGWYWVCIVWALCVLTVFA, encoded by the exons ATGTTAGTATTGTATCAAATAGGTTGGTATTGGGTGTGTATTGTGTTAGTATTGTATCAAATAGGTTGGTATTGGGTGTGTATTATGTTAGTATTGTATCAAATAGGTTGGTATTGGGTGTGTATTGTGTTAGTATTGTATCAAATAGGTTGGTATTGGGTGTGTATTGTGTTAGTATTGTATCAAGTAGGTTGGTATTGGGTGTGTATTGTGTTAGTATTGTATCAAATAGGTTGGTATTGGGTGTGTATTGTGTTAGTATTGTATCAAGTAGGTTGGTATTGGGTGTGTATTGTGTTAGTATTGTATCAAGTAGGTTGGTATTGGGTGTGTATTGTGTTAGTATTGTATCAAGTAGGTTGGTATTGGGTGTGTATTGTGTTAGTATTGTATCAAATAGGTTGGTATTGGGTGTGTATTGTGTTAGTATTGTATCAAATAG GTTGGTATTGGGTGTGTATTGTGTTAGTATTGTATCAAGTAGGTTGGTATTGGGTGTGTATTGTGTTAGTATTGTATCAAATAGGTTGGTATTGGGTGTGTATTGTGTTAATATTGTATCAAGTAGGTTGGTATTGGGTGTGTATTGTGTTAGTATTGTATCAAGTAGGTTGGTATTGGGTGTGTATTGTGTTAGTATTGTATCAAATAGGTTGGTATTGGGTGTGTATTGTGTTAATATTGTATCAAGTAG GTTGGTATTGGGTGTGCATTGTGTTAGTATTGTATCAAGTAGGTTGGTATTGGGTGTGTATTGTGTTAGTATTGTATCAAATAGGTTGGTATTGGGTGTGTATTGTGTTAGTATTGTATCAAGTAGGTTGGTATTGGGTGTGTATTGTGTTAATATTGTATCAAGTAG GTTGGTATTGGGTGTGTATTGTGTTAGTATTGTATCAAATAG GTTGGTATTGGGTGTGTATTGTGTTAGTATTGTATCAAGTAGGTTGGTATTGGGTGTGTATTGTGTTAGTATTGTATCAAGTAG GTTGGTATTGGGTGTGTATTGTGTTAGTATTGTATCAAATAGGTTGGTATTGGGTGTGTATTGTGTTAGTATTGTATCAAGTAGGTTGGTATTGGGTGTGTATTGTGTTAGTATTGTATCAAGTAGGTTGGTATTGGGTGTGTATTGTGTTAGTATTGTATCAAATAGGTTGGTATTGGGTGTGTATTGTGTTAGGTTGGTATTGGGTGTGTATTGTGTTAGTATTGTATCAAATAGGTTGGTATTGGGTGTGTATTGTGTTAGTATTGTATCAAATAGGTTGGTATTGGGTGTGTATTGTGTTAGTATTGTATCAAATAGGTTGGTATTGGGTGTGTATTGTGTTAATATTGTATCAAGTAGGTTGGTATTGGGTGTGTATTGTGTTAATATTGTATCAAGTAGGTTGGTATTGGGTGTGTATTGTGTTAGTATTGTATCAAGTAGGTTGGTATTGGGTGTGTATTGTGTTAGTATTGTATCAAATAGGTTGGTATTGGGTGTGTATTGTGTTAGTATTGTATCAAATAGGTTGGTATTGGGTGTGTATTGTGTTAATATTGTATCAAGTAG GTTGGTATTGGGTGTGTATTGTGTTAGTATTGTATCAAATAGGTTGGTATTGGGTGTGTATTGTGTTAGTATTGTATCAAATAGGTTGGTATTGGGTGTGTATTGTGTTAGTATTGTATCAAATAGGTTGGTATTGGGTGTGTATTGTGTTAGTATTGTATCAAGTAG GTTGGTATTGGGTGTGTATTGTGTTAATATTGTATCAAGTAGGTTGGTATTGGGTGTGTATTGTGTTAATATTGTATCAAGCAGGTTGGTATTGGGTGTGTATTGTGTTAGTATTGTATCAAGTAGGTTGGTATTGGGTGTGTATTGTGTTAATATTGTATCAAATAGGTTGGTATTGGGTGTGTATTGTGCTAGCATTGTATCAAATAGGTTGGTATTGGGTGTGTATTGTGTGGGCTCtatgtgtgttaactgtgttcgcATGA
- the LOC127931116 gene encoding uncharacterized protein LOC127931116 isoform X1, translated as MLVLYQIGWYWVCIVLVLYQIGWYWVCIMLVLYQIGWYWVCIVLVLYQIGWYWVCIVLVLYQVGWYWVCIVLVLYQIGWYWVCIVLVLYQVGWYWVCIVLVLYQVGWYWVCIVLVLYQVGWYWVCIVLVLYQIGWYWVCIVLVLYQIGWYWVCIVLVLYQVGWYWVCIVLVLYQIGWYWVCIVLILYQVGWYWVCIVLVLYQVGWYWVCIVLVLYQIGWYWVCIVLILYQVGWYWVCIVLVLYQVGWYWVCIVLVLYQIGWYWVCIVLVLYQVGWYWVCIVLILYQVGWYWVCIVLVLYQIGWYWVCIVLVLYQVGWYWVCIVLILYQVGWYWVCIVLILYQIGWYWVCIVLVLYQVGWYWVCIVLVLYQVGWYWVCIVLVLYQIGWYWVCIVLVLYQVGWYWVCIVLVLYQVGWYWVCIVLVLYQIGWYWVCIVLGWYWVCIVLVLYQIGWYWVCIVLVLYQIGWYWVCIVLVLYQIGWYWVCIVLILYQVGWYWVCIVLILYQVGWYWVCIVLVLYQVGWYWVCIVLVLYQIGWYWVCIVLVLYQIGWYWVCIVLILYQVGWYWVCIVLVLYQIGWYWVCIVLVLYQIGWYWVCIVLVLYQIGWYWVCIVLVLYQVGWYWVCIVLILYQVGWYWVCIVLILYQAGWYWVCIVLVLYQVGWYWVCIVLILYQIGWYWVCIVLALYQIGWYWVCIVWALCVLTVFA; from the exons ATGTTAGTATTGTATCAAATAGGTTGGTATTGGGTGTGTATTGTGTTAGTATTGTATCAAATAGGTTGGTATTGGGTGTGTATTATGTTAGTATTGTATCAAATAGGTTGGTATTGGGTGTGTATTGTGTTAGTATTGTATCAAATAGGTTGGTATTGGGTGTGTATTGTGTTAGTATTGTATCAAGTAGGTTGGTATTGGGTGTGTATTGTGTTAGTATTGTATCAAATAGGTTGGTATTGGGTGTGTATTGTGTTAGTATTGTATCAAGTAGGTTGGTATTGGGTGTGTATTGTGTTAGTATTGTATCAAGTAGGTTGGTATTGGGTGTGTATTGTGTTAGTATTGTATCAAGTAGGTTGGTATTGGGTGTGTATTGTGTTAGTATTGTATCAAATAGGTTGGTATTGGGTGTGTATTGTGTTAGTATTGTATCAAATAG GTTGGTATTGGGTGTGTATTGTGTTAGTATTGTATCAAGTAGGTTGGTATTGGGTGTGTATTGTGTTAGTATTGTATCAAATAGGTTGGTATTGGGTGTGTATTGTGTTAATATTGTATCAAGTAGGTTGGTATTGGGTGTGTATTGTGTTAGTATTGTATCAAGTAGGTTGGTATTGGGTGTGTATTGTGTTAGTATTGTATCAAATAGGTTGGTATTGGGTGTGTATTGTGTTAATATTGTATCAAGTAG GTTGGTATTGGGTGTGCATTGTGTTAGTATTGTATCAAGTAGGTTGGTATTGGGTGTGTATTGTGTTAGTATTGTATCAAATAGGTTGGTATTGGGTGTGTATTGTGTTAGTATTGTATCAAGTAGGTTGGTATTGGGTGTGTATTGTGTTAATATTGTATCAAGTAG GTTGGTATTGGGTGTGTATTGTGTTAGTATTGTATCAAATAGGTTGGTATTGGGTGTGTATTGTGTTAGTATTGTATCAAGTAGGTTGGTATTGGGTGTGTATTGTGTTAATATTGTATCAAGTAGGTTGGTATTGGGTGTGTATTGTGTTAATATTGTATCAAATAGGTTGGTATTGGGTGTGTATTGTGTTAGTATTGTATCAAGTAGGTTGGTATTGGGTGTGTATTGTGTTAGTATTGTATCAAGTAG GTTGGTATTGGGTGTGTATTGTGTTAGTATTGTATCAAATAGGTTGGTATTGGGTGTGTATTGTGTTAGTATTGTATCAAGTAGGTTGGTATTGGGTGTGTATTGTGTTAGTATTGTATCAAGTAGGTTGGTATTGGGTGTGTATTGTGTTAGTATTGTATCAAATAGGTTGGTATTGGGTGTGTATTGTGTTAGGTTGGTATTGGGTGTGTATTGTGTTAGTATTGTATCAAATAGGTTGGTATTGGGTGTGTATTGTGTTAGTATTGTATCAAATAGGTTGGTATTGGGTGTGTATTGTGTTAGTATTGTATCAAATAGGTTGGTATTGGGTGTGTATTGTGTTAATATTGTATCAAGTAGGTTGGTATTGGGTGTGTATTGTGTTAATATTGTATCAAGTAGGTTGGTATTGGGTGTGTATTGTGTTAGTATTGTATCAAGTAGGTTGGTATTGGGTGTGTATTGTGTTAGTATTGTATCAAATAGGTTGGTATTGGGTGTGTATTGTGTTAGTATTGTATCAAATAGGTTGGTATTGGGTGTGTATTGTGTTAATATTGTATCAAGTAG GTTGGTATTGGGTGTGTATTGTGTTAGTATTGTATCAAATAGGTTGGTATTGGGTGTGTATTGTGTTAGTATTGTATCAAATAGGTTGGTATTGGGTGTGTATTGTGTTAGTATTGTATCAAATAGGTTGGTATTGGGTGTGTATTGTGTTAGTATTGTATCAAGTAG GTTGGTATTGGGTGTGTATTGTGTTAATATTGTATCAAGTAGGTTGGTATTGGGTGTGTATTGTGTTAATATTGTATCAAGCAGGTTGGTATTGGGTGTGTATTGTGTTAGTATTGTATCAAGTAGGTTGGTATTGGGTGTGTATTGTGTTAATATTGTATCAAATAGGTTGGTATTGGGTGTGTATTGTGCTAGCATTGTATCAAATAGGTTGGTATTGGGTGTGTATTGTGTGGGCTCtatgtgtgttaactgtgttcgcATGA
- the LOC127931116 gene encoding uncharacterized protein LOC127931116 isoform X14, producing the protein MLVLYQIGWYWVCIVLVLYQIGWYWVCIMLVLYQIGWYWVCIVLVLYQIGWYWVCIVLVLYQVGWYWVCIVLVLYQIGWYWVCIVLVLYQVGWYWVCIVLVLYQVGWYWVCIVLVLYQVGWYWVCIVLVLYQIGWYWVCIVLVLYQIGWYWVCIVLVLYQVGWYWVCIVLVLYQIGWYWVCIVLILYQVGWYWVCIVLVLYQVGWYWVCIVLVLYQIGWYWVCIVLILYQVGWYWVCIVLVLYQVGWYWVCIVLVLYQIGWYWVCIVLVLYQVGWYWVCIVLILYQVGWYWVCIVLVLYQIGWYWVCIVLVLYQVGWYWVCIVLVLYQVGWYWVCIVLVLYQVGWYWVCIVLVLYQIGWYWVCIVLVLYQVGWYWVCIVLVLYQVGWYWVCIVLVLYQIGWYWVCIVLGWYWVCIVLVLYQIGWYWVCIVLVLYQIGWYWVCIVLVLYQIGWYWVCIVLILYQVGWYWVCIVLILYQVGWYWVCIVLVLYQVGWYWVCIVLVLYQIGWYWVCIVLVLYQIGWYWVCIVLILYQVGWYWVCIVLVLYQIGWYWVCIVLVLYQIGWYWVCIVLVLYQIGWYWVCIVLVLYQVGWYWVCIVLILYQVGWYWVCIVLILYQAGWYWVCIVLVLYQVGWYWVCIVLILYQIGWYWVCIVLALYQIGWYWVCIVWALCVLTVFA; encoded by the exons ATGTTAGTATTGTATCAAATAGGTTGGTATTGGGTGTGTATTGTGTTAGTATTGTATCAAATAGGTTGGTATTGGGTGTGTATTATGTTAGTATTGTATCAAATAGGTTGGTATTGGGTGTGTATTGTGTTAGTATTGTATCAAATAGGTTGGTATTGGGTGTGTATTGTGTTAGTATTGTATCAAGTAGGTTGGTATTGGGTGTGTATTGTGTTAGTATTGTATCAAATAGGTTGGTATTGGGTGTGTATTGTGTTAGTATTGTATCAAGTAGGTTGGTATTGGGTGTGTATTGTGTTAGTATTGTATCAAGTAGGTTGGTATTGGGTGTGTATTGTGTTAGTATTGTATCAAGTAGGTTGGTATTGGGTGTGTATTGTGTTAGTATTGTATCAAATAGGTTGGTATTGGGTGTGTATTGTGTTAGTATTGTATCAAATAG GTTGGTATTGGGTGTGTATTGTGTTAGTATTGTATCAAGTAGGTTGGTATTGGGTGTGTATTGTGTTAGTATTGTATCAAATAGGTTGGTATTGGGTGTGTATTGTGTTAATATTGTATCAAGTAGGTTGGTATTGGGTGTGTATTGTGTTAGTATTGTATCAAGTAGGTTGGTATTGGGTGTGTATTGTGTTAGTATTGTATCAAATAGGTTGGTATTGGGTGTGTATTGTGTTAATATTGTATCAAGTAG GTTGGTATTGGGTGTGCATTGTGTTAGTATTGTATCAAGTAGGTTGGTATTGGGTGTGTATTGTGTTAGTATTGTATCAAATAGGTTGGTATTGGGTGTGTATTGTGTTAGTATTGTATCAAGTAGGTTGGTATTGGGTGTGTATTGTGTTAATATTGTATCAAGTAG GTTGGTATTGGGTGTGTATTGTGTTAGTATTGTATCAAATAGGTTGGTATTGGGTGTGTATTGTGTTAGTATTGTATCAAGTAG GTTGGTATTGGGTGTGTATTGTGTTAGTATTGTATCAAGTAGGTTGGTATTGGGTGTGTATTGTGTTAGTATTGTATCAAGTAG GTTGGTATTGGGTGTGTATTGTGTTAGTATTGTATCAAATAGGTTGGTATTGGGTGTGTATTGTGTTAGTATTGTATCAAGTAGGTTGGTATTGGGTGTGTATTGTGTTAGTATTGTATCAAGTAGGTTGGTATTGGGTGTGTATTGTGTTAGTATTGTATCAAATAGGTTGGTATTGGGTGTGTATTGTGTTAGGTTGGTATTGGGTGTGTATTGTGTTAGTATTGTATCAAATAGGTTGGTATTGGGTGTGTATTGTGTTAGTATTGTATCAAATAGGTTGGTATTGGGTGTGTATTGTGTTAGTATTGTATCAAATAGGTTGGTATTGGGTGTGTATTGTGTTAATATTGTATCAAGTAGGTTGGTATTGGGTGTGTATTGTGTTAATATTGTATCAAGTAGGTTGGTATTGGGTGTGTATTGTGTTAGTATTGTATCAAGTAGGTTGGTATTGGGTGTGTATTGTGTTAGTATTGTATCAAATAGGTTGGTATTGGGTGTGTATTGTGTTAGTATTGTATCAAATAGGTTGGTATTGGGTGTGTATTGTGTTAATATTGTATCAAGTAG GTTGGTATTGGGTGTGTATTGTGTTAGTATTGTATCAAATAGGTTGGTATTGGGTGTGTATTGTGTTAGTATTGTATCAAATAGGTTGGTATTGGGTGTGTATTGTGTTAGTATTGTATCAAATAGGTTGGTATTGGGTGTGTATTGTGTTAGTATTGTATCAAGTAG GTTGGTATTGGGTGTGTATTGTGTTAATATTGTATCAAGTAGGTTGGTATTGGGTGTGTATTGTGTTAATATTGTATCAAGCAGGTTGGTATTGGGTGTGTATTGTGTTAGTATTGTATCAAGTAGGTTGGTATTGGGTGTGTATTGTGTTAATATTGTATCAAATAGGTTGGTATTGGGTGTGTATTGTGCTAGCATTGTATCAAATAGGTTGGTATTGGGTGTGTATTGTGTGGGCTCtatgtgtgttaactgtgttcgcATGA
- the LOC127931116 gene encoding uncharacterized protein LOC127931116 isoform X40, translating into MLVLYQIGWYWVCIVLVLYQIGWYWVCIMLVLYQIGWYWVCIVLVLYQIGWYWVCIVLVLYQVGWYWVCIVLVLYQIGWYWVCIVLVLYQVGWYWVCIVLVLYQVGWYWVCIVLVLYQVGWYWVCIVLVLYQIGWYWVCIVLVLYQIGWYWVCIVLVLYQVGWYWVCIVLVLYQIGWYWVCIVLILYQVGWYWVCIVLVLYQVGWYWVCIVLVLYQIGWYWVCIVLILYQVGWYWVCIVLVLYQVGWYWVCIVLVLYQIGWYWVCIVLVLYQVGWYWVCIVLILYQVGWYWVCIVLVLYQIGWYWVCIVLVLYQVGWYWVCIVLVLYQIGWYWVCIVLVLYQIGWYWVCIVLGWYWVCIVLVLYQIGWYWVCIVLVLYQIGWYWVCIVLVLYQIGWYWVCIVLVLYQVGWYWVCIVLILYQVGWYWVCIVLILYQAGWYWVCIVLVLYQVGWYWVCIVLILYQIGWYWVCIVLALYQIGWYWVCIVWALCVLTVFA; encoded by the exons ATGTTAGTATTGTATCAAATAGGTTGGTATTGGGTGTGTATTGTGTTAGTATTGTATCAAATAGGTTGGTATTGGGTGTGTATTATGTTAGTATTGTATCAAATAGGTTGGTATTGGGTGTGTATTGTGTTAGTATTGTATCAAATAGGTTGGTATTGGGTGTGTATTGTGTTAGTATTGTATCAAGTAGGTTGGTATTGGGTGTGTATTGTGTTAGTATTGTATCAAATAGGTTGGTATTGGGTGTGTATTGTGTTAGTATTGTATCAAGTAGGTTGGTATTGGGTGTGTATTGTGTTAGTATTGTATCAAGTAGGTTGGTATTGGGTGTGTATTGTGTTAGTATTGTATCAAGTAGGTTGGTATTGGGTGTGTATTGTGTTAGTATTGTATCAAATAGGTTGGTATTGGGTGTGTATTGTGTTAGTATTGTATCAAATAG GTTGGTATTGGGTGTGTATTGTGTTAGTATTGTATCAAGTAGGTTGGTATTGGGTGTGTATTGTGTTAGTATTGTATCAAATAGGTTGGTATTGGGTGTGTATTGTGTTAATATTGTATCAAGTAGGTTGGTATTGGGTGTGTATTGTGTTAGTATTGTATCAAGTAGGTTGGTATTGGGTGTGTATTGTGTTAGTATTGTATCAAATAGGTTGGTATTGGGTGTGTATTGTGTTAATATTGTATCAAGTAG GTTGGTATTGGGTGTGCATTGTGTTAGTATTGTATCAAGTAGGTTGGTATTGGGTGTGTATTGTGTTAGTATTGTATCAAATAGGTTGGTATTGGGTGTGTATTGTGTTAGTATTGTATCAAGTAGGTTGGTATTGGGTGTGTATTGTGTTAATATTGTATCAAGTAG GTTGGTATTGGGTGTGTATTGTGTTAGTATTGTATCAAATAGGTTGGTATTGGGTGTGTATTGTGTTAGTATTGTATCAAGTAG GTTGGTATTGGGTGTGTATTGTGTTAGTATTGTATCAAATAGGTTGGTATTGGGTGTGTATTGTGTTAGTATTGTATCAAATAG GTTGGTATTGGGTGTGTATTGTGTTAGGTTGGTATTGGGTGTGTATTGTGTTAGTATTGTATCAAATAGGTTGGTATTGGGTGTGTATTGTGTTAGTATTGTATCAAATAGGTTGGTATTGGGTGTGTATTGTGTTAGTATTGTATCAAATAGGTTGGTATTGGGTGTGTATTGTGTTAGTATTGTATCAAGTAG GTTGGTATTGGGTGTGTATTGTGTTAATATTGTATCAAGTAGGTTGGTATTGGGTGTGTATTGTGTTAATATTGTATCAAGCAGGTTGGTATTGGGTGTGTATTGTGTTAGTATTGTATCAAGTAGGTTGGTATTGGGTGTGTATTGTGTTAATATTGTATCAAATAGGTTGGTATTGGGTGTGTATTGTGCTAGCATTGTATCAAATAGGTTGGTATTGGGTGTGTATTGTGTGGGCTCtatgtgtgttaactgtgttcgcATGA
- the LOC127931116 gene encoding uncharacterized protein LOC127931116 isoform X46 yields the protein MLVLYQIGWYWVCIVLVLYQIGWYWVCIMLVLYQIGWYWVCIVLVLYQIGWYWVCIVLVLYQVGWYWVCIVLVLYQIGWYWVCIVLVLYQVGWYWVCIVLVLYQVGWYWVCIVLVLYQVGWYWVCIVLVLYQIGWYWVCIVLVLYQIGWYWVCIVLVLYQVGWYWVCIVLVLYQIGWYWVCIVLILYQVGWYWVCIVLVLYQVGWYWVCIVLVLYQIGWYWVCIVLILYQVGWYWVCIVLVLYQVGWYWVCIVLVLYQIGWYWVCIVLVLYQVGWYWVCIVLILYQVGWYWVCIVLVLYQIGWYWVCIVLVLYQIGWYWVCIVLVLYQIGWYWVCIVLGWYWVCIVLVLYQIGWYWVCIVLVLYQIGWYWVCIVLVLYQIGWYWVCIVLVLYQVGWYWVCIVLILYQVGWYWVCIVLILYQAGWYWVCIVLVLYQVGWYWVCIVLILYQIGWYWVCIVLALYQIGWYWVCIVWALCVLTVFA from the exons ATGTTAGTATTGTATCAAATAGGTTGGTATTGGGTGTGTATTGTGTTAGTATTGTATCAAATAGGTTGGTATTGGGTGTGTATTATGTTAGTATTGTATCAAATAGGTTGGTATTGGGTGTGTATTGTGTTAGTATTGTATCAAATAGGTTGGTATTGGGTGTGTATTGTGTTAGTATTGTATCAAGTAGGTTGGTATTGGGTGTGTATTGTGTTAGTATTGTATCAAATAGGTTGGTATTGGGTGTGTATTGTGTTAGTATTGTATCAAGTAGGTTGGTATTGGGTGTGTATTGTGTTAGTATTGTATCAAGTAGGTTGGTATTGGGTGTGTATTGTGTTAGTATTGTATCAAGTAGGTTGGTATTGGGTGTGTATTGTGTTAGTATTGTATCAAATAGGTTGGTATTGGGTGTGTATTGTGTTAGTATTGTATCAAATAG GTTGGTATTGGGTGTGTATTGTGTTAGTATTGTATCAAGTAGGTTGGTATTGGGTGTGTATTGTGTTAGTATTGTATCAAATAGGTTGGTATTGGGTGTGTATTGTGTTAATATTGTATCAAGTAGGTTGGTATTGGGTGTGTATTGTGTTAGTATTGTATCAAGTAGGTTGGTATTGGGTGTGTATTGTGTTAGTATTGTATCAAATAGGTTGGTATTGGGTGTGTATTGTGTTAATATTGTATCAAGTAG GTTGGTATTGGGTGTGCATTGTGTTAGTATTGTATCAAGTAGGTTGGTATTGGGTGTGTATTGTGTTAGTATTGTATCAAATAGGTTGGTATTGGGTGTGTATTGTGTTAGTATTGTATCAAGTAGGTTGGTATTGGGTGTGTATTGTGTTAATATTGTATCAAGTAG GTTGGTATTGGGTGTGTATTGTGTTAGTATTGTATCAAATAG GTTGGTATTGGGTGTGTATTGTGTTAGTATTGTATCAAATAGGTTGGTATTGGGTGTGTATTGTGTTAGTATTGTATCAAATAG GTTGGTATTGGGTGTGTATTGTGTTAGGTTGGTATTGGGTGTGTATTGTGTTAGTATTGTATCAAATAGGTTGGTATTGGGTGTGTATTGTGTTAGTATTGTATCAAATAGGTTGGTATTGGGTGTGTATTGTGTTAGTATTGTATCAAATAGGTTGGTATTGGGTGTGTATTGTGTTAGTATTGTATCAAGTAG GTTGGTATTGGGTGTGTATTGTGTTAATATTGTATCAAGTAGGTTGGTATTGGGTGTGTATTGTGTTAATATTGTATCAAGCAGGTTGGTATTGGGTGTGTATTGTGTTAGTATTGTATCAAGTAGGTTGGTATTGGGTGTGTATTGTGTTAATATTGTATCAAATAGGTTGGTATTGGGTGTGTATTGTGCTAGCATTGTATCAAATAGGTTGGTATTGGGTGTGTATTGTGTGGGCTCtatgtgtgttaactgtgttcgcATGA